In the Populus trichocarpa isolate Nisqually-1 chromosome 1, P.trichocarpa_v4.1, whole genome shotgun sequence genome, atttttttaaaaaaaacaatatagccatataaataaacaaaatattaaaaaattctaagaacccgtttgagagtgtagttgcagttgcttttcaaagtgtttttcacttgaaaatatattaaaatgatattttttatttttaaaaattatttttaatatcagcgcatcaaaatgatttgaaaacactaaaaaaatattaatttaaaataaaaaaaattaaattaaattgtttttaaaattaatactcGGTGACAGTTGACAAACAGCTGCAGTTCAACCCTCTGTCCATCTTTTTAGGCTTTGATAGTTAGATCTGGTGAAAAGCTTTTGATTGGATCGATCTTTGAGGCCCAGGTACGAAGACTGTCCATTCTCCTCGAGTGAGACCCATATAAAATCATTAACGATAACTTTTCTAATTACTTAAAAttctaaattgatttgatttttttagtattgtagTATAGGGTTGATAACAGAAAAATtacgagtttaaattttattatttttatttattttagttaaaattataattttaatataagataTTATAGATACATGCAAAtctcaaatttgaaaaacttaTATTCGAGGcatgtattataaaattaatatttcctTTAAAgggtatttaaaatattaatataaaattattaatgaacTCTCAAGCCTCACCCCAGctgtttaaattttgaaattaaaatgcttcttttaatagttttacATGTGTACTaaataacttgataaaaattgagcgatatataatatttatattactttATCCGATCAAATTCATCTATAATACTTGTATTAGTCAATTAATTGAGTTGAtgtgataaatataaattatgttttatattttataatatgttttgaGCTAATTTAATGAGCCTAATCTTAGTTTAAAGTAAGTTctacccataaaaaaatataagtataatttataaatatttataaaaaaattaactaagcATAATATAtccataatttataaaataaaaaaaacgcgGTTGGATATAATAATAGCCAATTATATTGAGAATACGTTGGTTCGTTTATAGTTGCATCCAACTAATTTAATTCTGTTTGCCTTTCTTCCCTCCCTATCTTACACACGGCATCCcttttcaaaaagttttgcaAAGCTCAAAAAAATGTACATTTTGAAAATTAGCGGAGCTTGCTTTGTCGTCATGGATCCAAGGCAAGGAATCAGAGAAAGGTGGGCCACATGACTTAAAGCAGGCTCTGTAGTAGCTTATTTTCAACATCTATCGATTGTACTGCACTATTTCTTTTGTCCTGATCATTATTTGAAACccaagaagaaacaaaatcacTACTGAGAATCCTCCCACCCTAAAATGGCACTGAGCAGTAATGTTATTGGTGCTATAAACTTTGTTGCCATGCTTCTCTCCATTCCGATTATCGGTGCTGGGATCTGGCTAGCAATGGAACCAGACAACTCTTGTGTCAAGATTCTACAATGGCCTGTCATTATTTTGGGAATACTAATCTTAATAGTAGCTCTTGCAGGCTTCGTGGGAGGTTTTTGGAGAATCCCATGGCTCCTTATTTCTTATCTCATTGCCATGCTCATCCTTATAATATTGCTTGCATGTCTAGTGGTTTTCATCTACATGGTCACTGTTAGGGGTTCGGGTCACCTTGAACCCAGCAGAGCCTACTTGGAGTATCGTCTTGATGACTTTTCAGGTTGGCTTCGCCGGAGGGTTCAGAGTTCATATAAGTGGGATCGGATAAGAGGCTGCCTTAGCTCAACCAATATGTGTGCTGAGTTGAACCAGAGTTATCGCATGGCTCAAGATTTCTTCAACGCTCATATTAGCCCCTTACAGGTTACTGGagttttttcttgctttcattcttcgtcccccccccccccccccccccttttacTATATACCTTTGCAATTGATTTAGAAGAAAGATGCCTTTCAATGGCATTGTTCTTTCTATGTGGTGGATGCGAATTTCCGTTTTCTTAGAGAGATTAAAgctggaaaaacaaaataaattattataatttaagaaatGAAAACGATCCTCTTTTTTCcccaaactgtttttttttctttctttctagcaTCTACCTAGAATTAATAGAATAATAGGCGATATCATCTTCTTCGAATAGATCCACAAAAATCAAAGCACGTCAAGCGTGAAGTAATGGAAATTTCTTTGGTCTTTTGTTCATCAATATAAAGAAACGGAGGGAATTGTTGAAGGGCTCGAGGACAGTTCCTGCTTCTTGTCCCCTCCCCAACACATATTTAATATCaatcatataattttcttttttttttcaaaattgtaaaTTTACTACTAAAATGTTAATATACTAAACTTAATTATGAAGTTCCTAAAGTTTATTTCGAAATAAACAGCGTTTGTTTCAGTGACTCTAAAGAAAGAATAACCTTTATCTACAGCTAGCGTGTGAAGCATAGAATAATAAAGTTGATTAGATCTCCTCTACCATGCGATATCTTCTTTATgccttatctttatttttatttttattttcttttgcttttttatcgTTTACAGTCAGGATGCTGTAAGCCCCCAACCCAATGTGGGTATACATTTGTGAATCCAACGTATTGGATTAGTCCCATTAACAACGCTGCAGATATGGACTGCCTGCAATGGAACAATGACCAAAATCAACTTTGCTACAATTGCGATTCATGCAAGGCCGGGTTGCTGGCTAATTTGAAAGAGGAATGGAGAAGGGCAGATATCATATTGCTCATTACTCTTGTTGCCTTAATATGCGTATACTTGGTAGGCTGTTGTGCCTTTAGGAATGCCAAGACAGAAGATTTGTTCCGCAGATACAAGCAAGGTTATACATAGAACCTAAGTAATTGGAGACTGATGTTGTAATGTTTGCTGGTTCGTACGTTGTTTTTGCTAATTCTACGAGTTTCGTGTAAGAAGACTATATAATTTCCTGATTAAAGTGTGTGCTGTTTTGGGGTTTCGATGTGCTTCGGTCTTAGTGAAGAAATCCGAGTAAAGATGTTGATAGCAGTGCGCGATTAGCGGTGGGCACCGAAAGTTGATTGCTTTGTGCTCTGCCAACTACAATACAATAATGGGATTGAATTCCAGTAAGGTGACTTTTGAGGGAAGGTTTCAGGGTTTCAGCCCCTGCAGCCATGTCCCATTGTCAGCTGGAGTTTGACAAAAAATCACCATATGTTTCCTTTTTATCGACGAAGTTTGAAATGGGTCATAACTCATAACCCATTTGCATTGGTTCATGCCTCAGACCTCTCTGTGGCATCATGCTTCCGTCTTACGGTCGAAGATTACAAactgatttattttggtttctgtttcttcttcccTCTTTCATTTCCAACGGCTTTATCATTGAATATCAGCAAACCGTTCTCTCTTGATTATAGCAAATGTTTTTGTGCTTATTGAAAATCACAGCACAAATGTTCATAAAATATCGTGTTTTGATTGTTTCTGATCTGTTTTAATACTATCATCCCTTCATCTATAGTCGAAAACTCAATGGCCTTTTAGATGCTGCTGATTGTTTCAGCAAAGAATTAGTCAAAATGAAGTCAAGACCCCGGTCAAGTAAAGCTAAATTTGGCCAATAGCCAACCCAACTTTTTTCGTTATATCCTTGAACGACTTCCATTACATAAGCACACCCACATTGGATTACTGTTATGGCAATCAAATtctcaaatataattaatctaCTTACATGTAACCAGCAGGAACACAGTAAATCATACAAAACTAACAAACTGGAAGGCACATAAAACGAAGTGATCAGTTCAGTTTGGGAACAAATGACAGATTCATACATCCTAGTATCTTTGTTTCCGaatcaatatcaattttttaaaaagatataaagaaataataagagTATAAAGAAACGGGTTGTGTTTAGCAGTTATACCAGACCAAACGACTGAGATCTGACATCCAGATAATTTGGGTGTTACTTGTTTATCAGATCCAAGTAAATATGAATCCAgtgtaattttttgaatttaaaaataataaaaccaatgtCAGACTCAAGAGTCTGGGCATGGTTACCAGACCCAAATCACTTAGATCTGGCTTGGTTGCCAGACCCGGgcattgagttaaaaaaatatatagttactataaagaaaaaaaagagagagaagatagaatttttattgaaggaataacaaatttataaacataaaaaataaactatttcaatgaaaagatatgatttgaatttttagatctaacattaaattagatttttgtgaagatttattgtttataaataatttctgaactttgatttttgtttaagatacttcaatgatagtttaaatatttttttataataaataaaaaaattacaagtctcaacattttaattattaccTTCTCAGACCCAAGTCGCTTGGCTCTGCCATGATTGTCAGGCCTAGTCACTTGGGTCATGCCAAATCTGGGCaaggagttaaaaaaaaaaagagaagatataatttttattgaaggaATATCAAGttcacaaacataaaaaattaactatttcaATAGGAAGATATAATTCGAATTTGTAgattcaaaacattaaattagattttttttatgatttgttgtttataaataatttctaaacttgggtttttgtttatgatacttaaaggatagtttaaatatttttttaaataaagaaattataagTCTCAACATTTTAACTATCACATTCTCATATCAAAGTCGTTTGGGCTGGCATGGCCGTTAGACCCAAGTCATTTGGGTCTGACATTGCCACCAAACCTAAGTTTGCTTGAGTCTGGCATGACCGTTAGACCTAAGCATGCGGGTGTGGTAGACCTAGGAGTGGGTCTGGCAGACCTCGCCATGGGTCTAACATGAGTGTCAGACTTAGGCATGCTGGTTTGGCATGGACCCAAGCGTTGTGGGTCTGGCAGTCATGCCTCACCCAAGGTGCGTTGGTCTAGCCTTGGGTTTGACAGCCACGCTAGACGCAAGACGCTTGGATCTGACAGCCACGCCAGACTTAATATGCTTAGGTCTGACAGCCATGCCAGATCCCAAGGTGTTTGGGTATGACAAACATGACTAATTtgacaaacaacaaataaaaatgacaatTGTGCATTTTAGTtgttaggagagagaaaaaacacaaacaattgaTCATCAACGGCAATCCAACTATTATCTGTCTACATGCGCCACACCATATAAAAGGGGGCATGGCTGCGTATCCAGTGAGACAACGAATGGCTAGatttggtcactaggaatcgTCACACGTGCCTCTTTAATAGCGCGGACGCCACCCACTTactgagaaagaaaaagaaagtcaaagaaatgtctcatgaaaaaataaaaattaaaagtgaaactgCTATTACAATTTACAGTAAAATATCTCTTGATCTAGAGTGATTCCTCACAccatttagcttttgttataatatattCTAAGAAAAAGGTGTACAAAAAGGCTGCAAATGACAAGATACAGATAAACAAACATGACAGAGTAACGAGCATAAACAGCTTAGATCAGAACTATCTTTGATCCATTTTTCTCCTCCACATCTATGGAAAAATTTTGTTCTCCAAATTCAATATTCAAGATCTTTGAGGCCGGCTCAGTCTTATTTATGCCTTTGAACTCTACTTGTTATATCGGCTGGCATGCAAATAGGTTTTGTGTTTTGGTTGGTTTATCATGCCTACTTTtcctttatctctctctctctctctatcaacATTTCaccaaaattaaacataaaaaatcaaatataacctATAATATTCAGatcttaaaatttcataaattttatatacaaataaTTGTCAAAGAAAATTCTTGTTATCCTCGTACTAACCCAATAATGtatactaaatagaaaataaaaaatatcataaacatcTACATAAATGagtttataatatcaaatacataatcaatataaaaatcatgataTAATATCAATAATGATGTCCAATAATACCCATTCTTTCAACataatcattaaatattttggatgATAATCATTCCATTAATAgatcaacaataataaaattgatgctaatatattaaattaaaactctTTGTTTCTAAACTTCTTCTTTAATGATAaagtatttcaatttcatatattttgcatcttttttatacttgtttttttaatagaataaaatagCTATGAAATTATCGCGGTAAATTGTTTTAGTGGTTTGGCAATACAattgttcaattttattttttttgacattGTATATGTGAAAACCCGCTAAATTATAATctgagtaaaataaataaagtaccgaatagattaaataaaaggattccAAGTATTGtaattggataaaataaaataaaatataagatgttAAGGTGagaattaagtaaaaagaagagttgagtggcaaaaatagaaatgagaagaaatgaGGGCCAATGTATAAATAAGTAAAAGTTAGACTATAAatgctccattttttttctcttttagccGTGAGCTTCAAACAAAGAGAGGGGGAAGAATTGTGtgatttttctacttaaatGCTCATTGATTTCACTAATTAAAGTGAGTAATTAGAGTGAGtaacttaattaaacataaagagGGGGTTGATTTTAAGGTGGTGAATGCATTGAAGGAAGGATTTCAAGCTAGGGTTtgaagagggagaagaagaaaacttgatttttcttgcattctttccttaaatccttatcaaagtgaggtaaataacatgctccaaatgattaattcctttaattttatgtttgatgaaggattatgcaaaattatgattatgtgaaattgtggatttatgttataatttataggaatgatgcaaattatgtttgaaccatgttagaaatcatgaattatgattgggtaagtgtttaattttaagtaaaagaaacaaaaattatttttcctcattttaattgaatatttggcCAAAAGAGAAATAATTTGGGGGAATTGAGGTTAAATACAATTGTTTGGAAAATATGGGAAGATGAAGGTTTATAAGTGTTGTTATATGAATGaagtaagaatttttcaaagagaaaagaaaaatcttcattTCCTTCCCTAGGTTATTTTTGgctaaatagagaagaaaaattagagaatgaagtttaaatgatattattgaggAGATTTTGgctaaatgaagaagaaaaattagagaatggagtttaaataatattattgaggaATCTTACCAAATTGAAGACAATTGATGTTGATAGATTAAATTGTATAGGGacttttgtggaaaaaaaaataagtaaatgtttCATAAAGGAGGGTTTTGTCCTCCTTgaattaaaagtcaattaaacttaattaagggTGTTGGATTTAATCAAAGAATATGTAATAGGTATTAGAATTTTTACCGGTTCGAATGAATGAACAATGACAAAGAAATTTTTGTTGGTACAGAGGAGGCCGCAGGACCTAATCAGCAACAAGGAACATCTTCACGCGCAAAAACACCAGGTAGGTGTTCGACACCTTggagtaattaattagtttatattttattattattattattgtagaatgaatttttatagattgaaaaattatttcatgattactggaaataataccctggtgaatgggcaagccttgaaaaattatttcctggttactggaaataatgttCTGTTGAATGGACAAGCCTTGAAGATCATTTCCTGATTACTGGAATTTATGTCTGATTGCATGGccatgttaagaaaattaatttacaaattaatggGATAGTCACTTGatgtaaaatagattaattgtaaaactttgaaGTTAAATATGCTGGTTTGTGGGAGAcactcttgatatttttattttagtagttGTATCCCTATGTCTAGAagagaatttatgaaattagaaacttctaaagaaaataagacaatTTATTCTATGATATGAAAGTCACTTTAatgtatatgaataatttgtccTTAATCAATTACTTATTGAAATGTGTAattgttttaatcatgttttatgcGATAATGTTTTTAGGTACATCGCACCCTCGATCTGGAAAGTAGATGcttggataaataattttgttctgTGATTAATGTAATGTGAAGaactaatattttgttgtaatatacttccatatctaaaaatataatgtttaacttattatcttatgtatgatgtaatttataatgttattattattattaagttgaattatggttggttgtgtatatatttgagcacaaatacaaaaaaaaaaaaaaagacgatacatgttaagaatttattagttttattatagtgttctatagaaaaatagaattgagatattgaaatatgcttgagtttttttgaAGTCCAAATAATGGGACGAATATTGCGATTGATGTTACAGGTTGAGAAATGattgagtcgataacttggtatctaaagaatacaaaggaaactctgccgaaatttcaggaaaattatatatatataaaaaaaaaattgtagctacgaatatatatcatatattttgagtttacaaTTTAAGATTGTTACAGTCTATGTATCTCTTTTCTGAATTGAAACAACATTTATTAAGCATTATTCAATTATAAATCTCTCTATAACTTTGTTGAATATATCTTCTATGACAGCCCTAGTAATCCTTGTTGTCCTCTAATGAGCCCTACTTCATTAAATTGCGTGGATCTTCGAGGCCTTTAATTGGCTTAGAAGGCCCATATGTTTTTGGGAGTACGTcttactttcttcttttttttttgacaagagCCTCCAAACTCAGAACAAAGACCCCTACTCCCATAATAATATGGCCACAAGTATTTTAACA is a window encoding:
- the LOC18094158 gene encoding protein TORNADO 2; this translates as MALSSNVIGAINFVAMLLSIPIIGAGIWLAMEPDNSCVKILQWPVIILGILILIVALAGFVGGFWRIPWLLISYLIAMLILIILLACLVVFIYMVTVRGSGHLEPSRAYLEYRLDDFSGWLRRRVQSSYKWDRIRGCLSSTNMCAELNQSYRMAQDFFNAHISPLQSGCCKPPTQCGYTFVNPTYWISPINNAADMDCLQWNNDQNQLCYNCDSCKAGLLANLKEEWRRADIILLITLVALICVYLVGCCAFRNAKTEDLFRRYKQGYT